A single Megachile rotundata isolate GNS110a chromosome 9, iyMegRotu1, whole genome shotgun sequence DNA region contains:
- the LOC100883074 gene encoding lysophosphatidylserine lipase ABHD12 isoform X5, whose translation MLYWLPKKRFKKRHLIWVMAVSLIIYFIIFGILPIIFHYSCAIQKKILFLNFVQWPLNVNFSNPESVGMKGTRNFYLTTNQQVKIGLWQVLPQSLLNDSAITTDDDYEAVLRNATRPVFLYMHGNSGNRASNHRLELYKLFQSLDYHVICFDYRGYGDSEEAELSESGVVIDSKFILEWLLEVVNNTAPVFVWGHSLGTGVSTHVLALLAIENIQPAGLFLESPFNNIADELSEHPLAQVFKHLPWFHWVIVEPFYNNFLRFESDKHIEKIQCPVMILHAEDDGIVPFSLGEKLYKAAINYHGNSTNCIQLIRIDASYGLGHKYICRYKELPNIIKTFIAEAHKKH comes from the exons atgttgtATTGGTTACCAAAGAAACGCTTTAAAAAAAG ACACCTAATTTGGGTGATGGCAGTGTCCTTAATTATATACTTtataatatttggaattttgcctattatatttcattactcTTGTGCTATACAAAAGAAgatattgtttttaaattttg tgcAATGGCCACTTAatgtaaatttttcaaacccAGAATCAGTTGGTATGAAAGGaacaagaaatttttatttaacaacaaATCAGCAAGTAAAAATAGGACTATG gcAGGTGTTACCTCAATCCCTATTAAATGATTCTGCTATCACAACTGATGATGATTATGAAGCTGTTTTAAGAAATGCTACACGACCTGTTTTTCTATACATGCATGGTAATAGTGGTAACAGAGCAAGTAACCATCGGTTAGAACTTTATAAACTATTTCAGTCTTTAGATTACCATGTTATATGCTTTGATTATAGAG GTTATGGTGATAGTGAAGAAGCAGAGCTCTCTGAATCAGGAGTAGTTATTGACAGCAAATTTATCCTTGAGTGGTTGCTAGAAGTAGTGAATAATACAGCTCCTGTTTTTGTATGGGGACATTCCTTAGGCACTGG GGTTTCTACTCATGTATTAGCATTATTAGCAATTGAAAATATACAGCCTGCAGGGTTGTTTCTAGAATCAccatttaataatattgctGATGAATTAAGTGAACATCCTCTGGCACAG GTGTTTAAACATTTACCATGGTTCCATTGGGTAATTGTTGAAccattttacaataattttcttCGATTTGAATCAGATAAACATATTGAAAAGATTCAGTGTCCAGTAATGATATTACATGCAGAAGATGATGGTATTGTACCATTTTCTTTGGGTGAAAAg TTATACAAAGCAGCTATAAATTATCATGGCAATAGTACAAATTGTATTCAATTAATACGAATAGATGCTTCGTATGGTCTCGGTCATAAATATATATGCCGCTATAAGGAATTACCTAATATCATTAA AACATTTATAGCTGAAGCACATAAAAAGCattag
- the LOC100882966 gene encoding TIMELESS-interacting protein: MPMLSNTSDHDEDEDDILAEYENKDSDEDQVDVKKNEDIGSENEEETARRVDPTTSVKHVVRNPIPKLNTERLKGPKGIHTIEKYFEGFKFHGKGYEKLDLDRVMKRMEHWGHRLFPKLDFDDFLEKVEKLGSKKDLQVFIKKYRQDMISADDNLTTQDDMDAEEDKEQDEPIDEFDMLIAEQIEKQKQVMQQSTLSDTSINNEDTFNALLSQSNVTKNSQPANVNSASQLSDEMKERIERNRQQAIQRRLSRLKEIEEAKKKKLEDAEDSQFENDSFTTQTSKISQNSESKECEINSQINENHGS; the protein is encoded by the coding sequence ATGCCAATGCTGTCGAATACTTCTGATCAtgatgaagatgaagatgatATATTAGCTGAATATGAAAATAAAGATTCTGATGAAGATCAGGTTGatgttaaaaaaaatgaagatattggttcagaaaatgaagaagaaactgCCCGAAGAGTTGATCCAACAACATCCGTGAAACATGTTGTAAGAAATCCTATACCTAAATTAAATACAGAACGTCTGAAAGGCCCTAAAGGAATACATACAATCGAAAAGTATTTTGAAGGTTTTAAATTTCATGGAAAAGGATATGAGAAATTAGATTTAGATAGAGTCATGAAAAGGATGGAGCATTGGGGACATAGACTATTCCCTAAATTAGACTTTGATGATTTTCTTGAAAAAGTGGAGAAATTGGGTTCTAAAAAAGATCTTCaggtgtttattaaaaaatatcgacAAGATATGATAAGTGCAGATGATAATCTGACTACTCAGGATGATATGGATGCAGAAGAAGACAAAGAGCAAGATGAACCTATTGATGAATTTGATATGCTAATTGCTGAGCAAATAGAGAAACAAAAACAAGTTATGCAACAATCAACATTGTCTGATACATCCATTAATAATGAAGATACATTTAATGCATTATTGTCACAGTCTAATGTCACCAAGAATTCACAACCAGCAAATGTGAATTCTGCTTCACAATTGAGCGATGAGATGAAAGAGCGTATAGAACGAAATAGGCAACAAGCTATTCAAAGGAGACTTTCAAGACTTAAGGAAATTGAAGAAGCTAAGAAAAAGAAATTAGAAGATGCAGAAGATtcgcaatttgaaaatgattcATTTACCACACAAACATctaaaatatctcaaaattcagAAAGCAAAGAATGTGAGATTAATTcccaaataaatgaaaatcatGGATCTTGA
- the LOC100883074 gene encoding lysophosphatidylserine lipase ABHD12 isoform X4, which translates to MPLYDSSVITNEKIMRIKHLIWVMAVSLIIYFIIFGILPIIFHYSCAIQKKILFLNFVQWPLNVNFSNPESVGMKGTRNFYLTTNQQVKIGLWQVLPQSLLNDSAITTDDDYEAVLRNATRPVFLYMHGNSGNRASNHRLELYKLFQSLDYHVICFDYRGYGDSEEAELSESGVVIDSKFILEWLLEVVNNTAPVFVWGHSLGTGVSTHVLALLAIENIQPAGLFLESPFNNIADELSEHPLAQVFKHLPWFHWVIVEPFYNNFLRFESDKHIEKIQCPVMILHAEDDGIVPFSLGEKLYKAAINYHGNSTNCIQLIRIDASYGLGHKYICRYKELPNIIKTFIAEAHKKH; encoded by the exons ATGCCTCTTTACGACTCATCTGTAAttacaaatgaaaaaataatgagaataaa ACACCTAATTTGGGTGATGGCAGTGTCCTTAATTATATACTTtataatatttggaattttgcctattatatttcattactcTTGTGCTATACAAAAGAAgatattgtttttaaattttg tgcAATGGCCACTTAatgtaaatttttcaaacccAGAATCAGTTGGTATGAAAGGaacaagaaatttttatttaacaacaaATCAGCAAGTAAAAATAGGACTATG gcAGGTGTTACCTCAATCCCTATTAAATGATTCTGCTATCACAACTGATGATGATTATGAAGCTGTTTTAAGAAATGCTACACGACCTGTTTTTCTATACATGCATGGTAATAGTGGTAACAGAGCAAGTAACCATCGGTTAGAACTTTATAAACTATTTCAGTCTTTAGATTACCATGTTATATGCTTTGATTATAGAG GTTATGGTGATAGTGAAGAAGCAGAGCTCTCTGAATCAGGAGTAGTTATTGACAGCAAATTTATCCTTGAGTGGTTGCTAGAAGTAGTGAATAATACAGCTCCTGTTTTTGTATGGGGACATTCCTTAGGCACTGG GGTTTCTACTCATGTATTAGCATTATTAGCAATTGAAAATATACAGCCTGCAGGGTTGTTTCTAGAATCAccatttaataatattgctGATGAATTAAGTGAACATCCTCTGGCACAG GTGTTTAAACATTTACCATGGTTCCATTGGGTAATTGTTGAAccattttacaataattttcttCGATTTGAATCAGATAAACATATTGAAAAGATTCAGTGTCCAGTAATGATATTACATGCAGAAGATGATGGTATTGTACCATTTTCTTTGGGTGAAAAg TTATACAAAGCAGCTATAAATTATCATGGCAATAGTACAAATTGTATTCAATTAATACGAATAGATGCTTCGTATGGTCTCGGTCATAAATATATATGCCGCTATAAGGAATTACCTAATATCATTAA AACATTTATAGCTGAAGCACATAAAAAGCattag
- the TAF1C-like gene encoding TATA box-binding protein-associated factor RNA polymerase I subunit C-like, with amino-acid sequence MEEQSILTSKAYKRAEANLKDKLKPTFLKHYPHYLVPGYNLHNNLFVDEADLEIIVEQYRDYPYHCDLPKPLLPPARLPRSVLNEEDPVLELVTVKNHINDDIKRMKHYYSKHEKDLKLIYKKDVQWKHDKGTDTAKVPKYLADLAGTMDKDPDPYFEGVYNWYYSGGTLDYVQYHDKNILLFPFMGDLVSAPIENVEEFLWKPLLQKGAKCELDGTLYELKHIINKDTCMILGRYKHHCNFYTLSEYDNKCNLTEIHMQPSKVPYVSADLHLINKNHYCTASAKRSVILWDITKMKGISCHSVQQTTVTDDVWANVKFQLIDPDIILYVDRCCLHYLDTRLPFERPVLTLCPKSHLEKCESLSLDVASRNTFCRYIGTYHSVLMCDSRSPKQCVQQKWTHQFKGPPLMGHTVNREDKEFLMLSSQISGESTIILNTWASDIITHSFNFPFIPPNIMETLNESQMQGMCLNPYLRDRFELCNSGCYMIENSVGDIFLFFQNSVGDIFYQCITHDTALNSYSCVNSKSYCILNSWEKAISVQPDTIVPLTMSEKSNMQHIFECFTNKKLKLKCTDHDSDDVEMSWKQSLEKLNSYTDLLAPELLVVWDVGETVPLPLTAAPHEKVLSWLKSADTKQEILSQEELDNVATPMNSQELISVSQEVDITQLDDSNALQELFLPKVTTQSKKRNIRKK; translated from the exons ATGGAGGAACAAAGTATTTTAACATCAAAAGCATATAAACGTGCAGAGGCAAATTTAAAAGACAAATTAAAACCAACATTTTTAAAGCATTATCCTCATTATTTAGTACCAGGATATAATTTACACAACAATTTGTTTGTGGATGAggcagatttagaaattattgtaGAACAGTATCGAGATTACCCTTACCACTGTGATTTACCTAAACCTTTATTGCCTCCTGCTAGATTACCAAGAAGTG TACTAAATGAAGAAGACCCAGTATTGGAATTGGTTACTGTTAAAAATCATATAAATGATGACATAAaaagaatgaaacattattatTCTAAGCATGAGaaag ACTTAaagttaatatataaaaaagatGTACAATGGAAACATGATAAAGGTACAGATACTGCTAAAGTACCAAAATATCTAGCAGATCTAGCTGGAACAATGGACAAGGATCCAGACCCTTATTTTGAAGGG GTTTATAATTGGTACTATTCTGGTGGCACACTAGATTATGTACAGTATCATGATAAAAATATCTTACTTTTTCCATTTATGGGAGATTTAG TAAGTGCACCTATTGAAAATGTGGAAGAATTTTTATGGAAACCTTTATTACAAAAGGGAGCAAAATGTGAACTTGATGGAACATTGTATGAATTGAAACACATTATTAATAAAGATACATGTATGATTTTGGGCAGATACAAACatcattgtaatttttatacacTATCTGAATATGATAATAAATGCAATCTTACTGAGATTCATATGCAACCATCAAAAGTTCCTTATGTTAGTGCAGATCTACATTTAATTAATAAGAACCATTACTGTACAGCAAGTGCAAAAAGATCTGTAATATTATGGGATATAACTAAAAT gaAAGGTATAAGCTGTCATTCTGTACAGCAAACTACTGTAACAGATGATGTATGGGCAAATGTGAAGTTTCAGTTAATTGATccagatattattttatatgtagatAGATGTTGTCTTCATTATCTTGATACTAGG CTTCCATTTGAACGACCAGTATTAACATTATGTCCAAAATCTCATTTGGAAAAATGTGAAAGTCTGTCATTAGATGTTGCCAGTAGAAATACTTTTTGTAGATATATTGGAACTTATCACAGTGTCTTAATGTGTGATAGTCGTTCGCCTAAACAATGCGTTCAACAAAAATGGACACATCAATTCAAAGGGCCGCCACTTATGGGTCATACCGTAAATAG AGAAGACAAGGAGTTTCTTATGTTATCTAGTCAAATATCTGGTGaaagtacaataattttaaatacatggGCGAGCGATATAATTACACATTCGTTTAATTTTCCATTTATCCCTCCAAATATTATGGAAACGCTGAATGAATCTCAAATGCAGGGAATGTGCCTGAATCCATATCTAAGAGATAGATTTGAATTATGCAATAGTGGTTGTTATATGATTGAAAATAGCGTGggagatatatttttattttttcaaaattctgttG GTGATATATTTTATCAATGTATAACGCATGATACTGCATTAAACTCTTACTCCTGTGTAAACTCTAAGTCATATTGCATTCTGAATTCTTGGGAAAAAGCAATATCAGTGCAACCAGATACTATAGTGCCTCTTACTATGTCCGAAAAATCGAATATGCAACATATTTTTGAAT GTTTcaccaataaaaaattaaagttaaaatgtACAGATCATGACTCAGATGACGTTGAAATGAGTTGGAAGCAAtctcttgaaaaattaaattcttacaCGGATTTGTTAGCACCTGAACTTTTAGTTGTGTGGGATGTAGGTGAAACAGTTCCATTGCCTTTAACGGCTGCACCTCATGAAAAAGTTTTGAGTTGGTTGAAGTCTGCTGACACAAAACAAGAAATATTATCGCAAGAAGAATTAGATAACGTGGCAACGCCAATGAATAGCCAAGAATTAATAAGCGTGTCTCAAGAAGTAGACATAACTCAGCTAGATGACAGTAATGCATTACAAGAACTGTTCTTACCTAAAGTTACAACACAatctaaaaaaagaaatatacgaaaaaaataa
- the LOC100883074 gene encoding lysophosphatidylserine lipase ABHD12 isoform X6 produces the protein MAVSLIIYFIIFGILPIIFHYSCAIQKKILFLNFVQWPLNVNFSNPESVGMKGTRNFYLTTNQQVKIGLWQVLPQSLLNDSAITTDDDYEAVLRNATRPVFLYMHGNSGNRASNHRLELYKLFQSLDYHVICFDYRGYGDSEEAELSESGVVIDSKFILEWLLEVVNNTAPVFVWGHSLGTGVSTHVLALLAIENIQPAGLFLESPFNNIADELSEHPLAQVFKHLPWFHWVIVEPFYNNFLRFESDKHIEKIQCPVMILHAEDDGIVPFSLGEKLYKAAINYHGNSTNCIQLIRIDASYGLGHKYICRYKELPNIIKTFIAEAHKKH, from the exons ATGGCAGTGTCCTTAATTATATACTTtataatatttggaattttgcctattatatttcattactcTTGTGCTATACAAAAGAAgatattgtttttaaattttg tgcAATGGCCACTTAatgtaaatttttcaaacccAGAATCAGTTGGTATGAAAGGaacaagaaatttttatttaacaacaaATCAGCAAGTAAAAATAGGACTATG gcAGGTGTTACCTCAATCCCTATTAAATGATTCTGCTATCACAACTGATGATGATTATGAAGCTGTTTTAAGAAATGCTACACGACCTGTTTTTCTATACATGCATGGTAATAGTGGTAACAGAGCAAGTAACCATCGGTTAGAACTTTATAAACTATTTCAGTCTTTAGATTACCATGTTATATGCTTTGATTATAGAG GTTATGGTGATAGTGAAGAAGCAGAGCTCTCTGAATCAGGAGTAGTTATTGACAGCAAATTTATCCTTGAGTGGTTGCTAGAAGTAGTGAATAATACAGCTCCTGTTTTTGTATGGGGACATTCCTTAGGCACTGG GGTTTCTACTCATGTATTAGCATTATTAGCAATTGAAAATATACAGCCTGCAGGGTTGTTTCTAGAATCAccatttaataatattgctGATGAATTAAGTGAACATCCTCTGGCACAG GTGTTTAAACATTTACCATGGTTCCATTGGGTAATTGTTGAAccattttacaataattttcttCGATTTGAATCAGATAAACATATTGAAAAGATTCAGTGTCCAGTAATGATATTACATGCAGAAGATGATGGTATTGTACCATTTTCTTTGGGTGAAAAg TTATACAAAGCAGCTATAAATTATCATGGCAATAGTACAAATTGTATTCAATTAATACGAATAGATGCTTCGTATGGTCTCGGTCATAAATATATATGCCGCTATAAGGAATTACCTAATATCATTAA AACATTTATAGCTGAAGCACATAAAAAGCattag
- the LOC100877815 gene encoding U6 snRNA-associated Sm-like protein LSm6 yields the protein MSRKEALSQFIQQIHGRPVVVKLNSGVDYRGVLACLDGYMNIALEQTEEYVNGQLKDKYGDAFIRGNNVLYISTQKRRT from the exons ATGAGTCGTAAAGAGGCATTATCTCAgtttattcaacaaattcatgGACGTCCTGTTGTTGTAAAACTAAATAGTGGCGTAGATTATAGAG GTGTTTTAGCTTGTCTTGATGGTTACATGAACATAGCACTTGAACAAACAGAAGAATATGTAAATGGTCAATTAAAAGATAAATATGGTGATGCTTTTATTCGTggaaataatgtattatatatcAGTACACAAAAGCGTAGAActtaa
- the LOC100883074 gene encoding lysophosphatidylserine lipase ABHD12 isoform X1 translates to MVINVRKRSLYMLVSMISICIFKILYFGFVINFLYSKQNQKFFFRHLIWVMAVSLIIYFIIFGILPIIFHYSCAIQKKILFLNFVQWPLNVNFSNPESVGMKGTRNFYLTTNQQVKIGLWQVLPQSLLNDSAITTDDDYEAVLRNATRPVFLYMHGNSGNRASNHRLELYKLFQSLDYHVICFDYRGYGDSEEAELSESGVVIDSKFILEWLLEVVNNTAPVFVWGHSLGTGVSTHVLALLAIENIQPAGLFLESPFNNIADELSEHPLAQVFKHLPWFHWVIVEPFYNNFLRFESDKHIEKIQCPVMILHAEDDGIVPFSLGEKLYKAAINYHGNSTNCIQLIRIDASYGLGHKYICRYKELPNIIKTFIAEAHKKH, encoded by the exons ATGGTCATAAATGTTAGAAAGAGATCATTATATATGCTTGTGTCTATGATAagcatttgtatatttaaaattttgtattttggatttgtaattaattttctctACAGTAAGCAAAATCAAAAGTTTTTTTTTag ACACCTAATTTGGGTGATGGCAGTGTCCTTAATTATATACTTtataatatttggaattttgcctattatatttcattactcTTGTGCTATACAAAAGAAgatattgtttttaaattttg tgcAATGGCCACTTAatgtaaatttttcaaacccAGAATCAGTTGGTATGAAAGGaacaagaaatttttatttaacaacaaATCAGCAAGTAAAAATAGGACTATG gcAGGTGTTACCTCAATCCCTATTAAATGATTCTGCTATCACAACTGATGATGATTATGAAGCTGTTTTAAGAAATGCTACACGACCTGTTTTTCTATACATGCATGGTAATAGTGGTAACAGAGCAAGTAACCATCGGTTAGAACTTTATAAACTATTTCAGTCTTTAGATTACCATGTTATATGCTTTGATTATAGAG GTTATGGTGATAGTGAAGAAGCAGAGCTCTCTGAATCAGGAGTAGTTATTGACAGCAAATTTATCCTTGAGTGGTTGCTAGAAGTAGTGAATAATACAGCTCCTGTTTTTGTATGGGGACATTCCTTAGGCACTGG GGTTTCTACTCATGTATTAGCATTATTAGCAATTGAAAATATACAGCCTGCAGGGTTGTTTCTAGAATCAccatttaataatattgctGATGAATTAAGTGAACATCCTCTGGCACAG GTGTTTAAACATTTACCATGGTTCCATTGGGTAATTGTTGAAccattttacaataattttcttCGATTTGAATCAGATAAACATATTGAAAAGATTCAGTGTCCAGTAATGATATTACATGCAGAAGATGATGGTATTGTACCATTTTCTTTGGGTGAAAAg TTATACAAAGCAGCTATAAATTATCATGGCAATAGTACAAATTGTATTCAATTAATACGAATAGATGCTTCGTATGGTCTCGGTCATAAATATATATGCCGCTATAAGGAATTACCTAATATCATTAA AACATTTATAGCTGAAGCACATAAAAAGCattag
- the LOC100883074 gene encoding lysophosphatidylserine lipase ABHD12 isoform X2 — protein sequence MQSTFLLSTILPASTILDNWYFGIHLIWVMAVSLIIYFIIFGILPIIFHYSCAIQKKILFLNFVQWPLNVNFSNPESVGMKGTRNFYLTTNQQVKIGLWQVLPQSLLNDSAITTDDDYEAVLRNATRPVFLYMHGNSGNRASNHRLELYKLFQSLDYHVICFDYRGYGDSEEAELSESGVVIDSKFILEWLLEVVNNTAPVFVWGHSLGTGVSTHVLALLAIENIQPAGLFLESPFNNIADELSEHPLAQVFKHLPWFHWVIVEPFYNNFLRFESDKHIEKIQCPVMILHAEDDGIVPFSLGEKLYKAAINYHGNSTNCIQLIRIDASYGLGHKYICRYKELPNIIKTFIAEAHKKH from the exons ATGCAATCAACTTTTCTACTATCAACAATATTGCCTGCTTCCACCATTCTTGAtaattggtattttggaat ACACCTAATTTGGGTGATGGCAGTGTCCTTAATTATATACTTtataatatttggaattttgcctattatatttcattactcTTGTGCTATACAAAAGAAgatattgtttttaaattttg tgcAATGGCCACTTAatgtaaatttttcaaacccAGAATCAGTTGGTATGAAAGGaacaagaaatttttatttaacaacaaATCAGCAAGTAAAAATAGGACTATG gcAGGTGTTACCTCAATCCCTATTAAATGATTCTGCTATCACAACTGATGATGATTATGAAGCTGTTTTAAGAAATGCTACACGACCTGTTTTTCTATACATGCATGGTAATAGTGGTAACAGAGCAAGTAACCATCGGTTAGAACTTTATAAACTATTTCAGTCTTTAGATTACCATGTTATATGCTTTGATTATAGAG GTTATGGTGATAGTGAAGAAGCAGAGCTCTCTGAATCAGGAGTAGTTATTGACAGCAAATTTATCCTTGAGTGGTTGCTAGAAGTAGTGAATAATACAGCTCCTGTTTTTGTATGGGGACATTCCTTAGGCACTGG GGTTTCTACTCATGTATTAGCATTATTAGCAATTGAAAATATACAGCCTGCAGGGTTGTTTCTAGAATCAccatttaataatattgctGATGAATTAAGTGAACATCCTCTGGCACAG GTGTTTAAACATTTACCATGGTTCCATTGGGTAATTGTTGAAccattttacaataattttcttCGATTTGAATCAGATAAACATATTGAAAAGATTCAGTGTCCAGTAATGATATTACATGCAGAAGATGATGGTATTGTACCATTTTCTTTGGGTGAAAAg TTATACAAAGCAGCTATAAATTATCATGGCAATAGTACAAATTGTATTCAATTAATACGAATAGATGCTTCGTATGGTCTCGGTCATAAATATATATGCCGCTATAAGGAATTACCTAATATCATTAA AACATTTATAGCTGAAGCACATAAAAAGCattag
- the LOC105663470 gene encoding uncharacterized protein LOC105663470, giving the protein MPGTPIKEENDTLEKLRTIERPPITNHEPAVREITQTDRLNKKLLVSLLERMNKSSGEFDKFMEEANTSYDSQNDNEF; this is encoded by the coding sequence ATGCCAGGCACACcaataaaagaagaaaacgaCACATTGGAAAAGTTACGAACAATAGAACGTCCTCCGATAACAAACCATGAACCTGCTGTACGGGAAATTACACAAACCGATAGATTGAATAAAAAGTTATTGGTGTCGCTTTTGGAACGAATGAATAAATCAAGCggagaatttgataaatttatggAAGAAGCTAATACCAGTTATGATTCTCAAAATGACAACGAGTTTTAA
- the LOC100883074 gene encoding lysophosphatidylserine lipase ABHD12 isoform X3 — MCSNHHLNCKYTRQPPIKLIRHLIWVMAVSLIIYFIIFGILPIIFHYSCAIQKKILFLNFVQWPLNVNFSNPESVGMKGTRNFYLTTNQQVKIGLWQVLPQSLLNDSAITTDDDYEAVLRNATRPVFLYMHGNSGNRASNHRLELYKLFQSLDYHVICFDYRGYGDSEEAELSESGVVIDSKFILEWLLEVVNNTAPVFVWGHSLGTGVSTHVLALLAIENIQPAGLFLESPFNNIADELSEHPLAQVFKHLPWFHWVIVEPFYNNFLRFESDKHIEKIQCPVMILHAEDDGIVPFSLGEKLYKAAINYHGNSTNCIQLIRIDASYGLGHKYICRYKELPNIIKTFIAEAHKKH, encoded by the exons ATGTGCAGTAATCatcatttaaattgtaaatatacacGTCAACCTCCTATCAAATTAATAAG ACACCTAATTTGGGTGATGGCAGTGTCCTTAATTATATACTTtataatatttggaattttgcctattatatttcattactcTTGTGCTATACAAAAGAAgatattgtttttaaattttg tgcAATGGCCACTTAatgtaaatttttcaaacccAGAATCAGTTGGTATGAAAGGaacaagaaatttttatttaacaacaaATCAGCAAGTAAAAATAGGACTATG gcAGGTGTTACCTCAATCCCTATTAAATGATTCTGCTATCACAACTGATGATGATTATGAAGCTGTTTTAAGAAATGCTACACGACCTGTTTTTCTATACATGCATGGTAATAGTGGTAACAGAGCAAGTAACCATCGGTTAGAACTTTATAAACTATTTCAGTCTTTAGATTACCATGTTATATGCTTTGATTATAGAG GTTATGGTGATAGTGAAGAAGCAGAGCTCTCTGAATCAGGAGTAGTTATTGACAGCAAATTTATCCTTGAGTGGTTGCTAGAAGTAGTGAATAATACAGCTCCTGTTTTTGTATGGGGACATTCCTTAGGCACTGG GGTTTCTACTCATGTATTAGCATTATTAGCAATTGAAAATATACAGCCTGCAGGGTTGTTTCTAGAATCAccatttaataatattgctGATGAATTAAGTGAACATCCTCTGGCACAG GTGTTTAAACATTTACCATGGTTCCATTGGGTAATTGTTGAAccattttacaataattttcttCGATTTGAATCAGATAAACATATTGAAAAGATTCAGTGTCCAGTAATGATATTACATGCAGAAGATGATGGTATTGTACCATTTTCTTTGGGTGAAAAg TTATACAAAGCAGCTATAAATTATCATGGCAATAGTACAAATTGTATTCAATTAATACGAATAGATGCTTCGTATGGTCTCGGTCATAAATATATATGCCGCTATAAGGAATTACCTAATATCATTAA AACATTTATAGCTGAAGCACATAAAAAGCattag